From a region of the Hemibagrus wyckioides isolate EC202008001 linkage group LG06, SWU_Hwy_1.0, whole genome shotgun sequence genome:
- the LOC131353863 gene encoding cell adhesion molecule DSCAM-like — protein MLMFVHSPGCTLNQQTVDVTGNVGQSVLLPCSCSELQAKPHTFTWSFLKGSYPEIFPKDQTNCYTDRVQLFNDHPPGNLSLLISHLTVEDGGWYRCEINNEINTDILLTVKGAPTRPSSSTPVITTTSPPSSPNVTTKGTKPTPVHNDESTAHPETPDPLPYIPVAMVTVIFLHIIVAVVYCTTRKKGPGTVQYSRGDGDVPVSLQ, from the exons ATGTTGATGTTTGTTCATTCTCCAGGTTGCACACTGAATCAACAGACAGTGGATGTGACTGGAAACGTGGGACAGTCTGTCCTTCtgccctgctcctgctctgaaCTACAAGCCAAaccacacactttcacatgGAGCTTTTTAAAAGGTTCTTACCCTGAAATCTTCCCAAAGGACCAGACAAATTGCTACACAGACAGAGTTCAGCTCTTTAATGATCATCCTccaggaaatctctctctacTCATATCACACCTGACTGTAGAGGATGGAGGATGGTACAGGTGTGAGATCAACAATGAAATCAATACAGACATCCTACTTACAGTGAAAG GTGCACCAACAAGACCTTCATCATCCACACCAGTGATCACAACAACTTCACCTCCTTCCAGTCCAA ATGTCACAACAAAAGGTACAAAACCAACCCCAGTGCACAATGATGAATCAACTGCACACCCTGAAACACCTG ATCCTCTTCCATACATccctgttgccatggtgactgTGATCTTTCTGCACATTATCGTGGCTGTGGTTTATTGCACTACCAGAAAGAAAG GTCCTGGTACAGTTCAATACAGCAGAGGGGATGGAGATGTACCAGTGAGTTTGCAGTAA